A part of Haloarchaeobius sp. HME9146 genomic DNA contains:
- a CDS encoding deoxyribonuclease IV, producing the protein MLRVGAHESIAGGVYNAVDSQVEDGGNCGQIFTHSPQVWQDPNIGEEEAEQFRQLSDENDVGPWVIHSSYLVNLCTPKDDLREKSIDSMQKEVDAADKLDIPYVNVHLGAHTGAGVEGGLDNAASALDELDVPESVTVLIESDAGSGTKLGGDFEHLAEVLDRSEQDLDVCLDTAHMFAAGYDLSSPEAVEETMQAFDEVVGIEHLQCVHLNDSKHECGTNKDEHALIGEGYIGEDGMRAFINHEMIRDVPLVLETPTEDGKGFAWNIERVKELREVAN; encoded by the coding sequence ATGCTACGAGTCGGTGCCCACGAGTCCATCGCGGGCGGTGTGTACAACGCGGTCGACAGTCAGGTCGAAGACGGCGGTAACTGCGGACAGATATTCACCCACTCCCCGCAGGTGTGGCAGGACCCCAACATCGGCGAGGAGGAGGCCGAGCAGTTCCGCCAGCTCTCCGACGAGAACGACGTGGGTCCCTGGGTCATCCACTCCTCGTACCTCGTGAACCTCTGTACGCCCAAGGACGACCTGCGCGAGAAGTCCATCGACTCCATGCAGAAGGAGGTCGACGCGGCCGACAAGCTCGACATCCCGTACGTGAACGTCCACCTCGGTGCCCACACCGGCGCGGGCGTCGAGGGCGGCCTCGACAACGCGGCGAGCGCGCTCGACGAACTCGACGTCCCCGAGAGCGTGACCGTCCTCATCGAGTCCGACGCGGGCTCGGGGACCAAGCTTGGCGGCGACTTCGAGCACCTCGCGGAGGTCCTCGACCGGTCCGAGCAGGACCTCGACGTGTGTCTCGACACGGCCCACATGTTCGCTGCGGGCTACGACCTCTCCTCACCCGAGGCGGTCGAGGAGACCATGCAGGCGTTCGACGAGGTCGTCGGTATCGAGCACCTCCAGTGCGTCCACCTCAACGACTCCAAGCACGAGTGCGGCACCAACAAGGACGAACACGCCCTCATCGGCGAGGGATACATCGGCGAGGACGGCATGCGCGCGTTCATCAACCACGAGATGATCCGCGACGTCCCGCTCGTCCTCGAGACTCCGACGGAGGACGGCAAGGGCTTCGCCTGGAACATCGAGCGCGTCAAGGAGCTTCGCGAGGTCGCCAACTGA
- a CDS encoding biotin/lipoate A/B protein ligase family protein yields the protein MADVAARDWRLIREESRDGPTNMALDEIAAKSATEDGVRTIRVYQWEPSCLSLGYGQAPESVDWDFCEQEGIDVTRRQTGGGGIYHDYHADISYSIVAPADELPGDLMESYELLCDPILDAFANMGVDAAFADQKYESIHRPACYLRDIHPAHDVLAGGQKISGNAQYRQREAVIQHGSLSFDLATAKHCGVFSGEPDHDTFEERVTSIHAQSGIGREEAVSTLEDTLQDWAGAAEGGWTEDELAAAADLANAKYRSDTWNRERADPT from the coding sequence ATGGCAGACGTCGCGGCACGGGACTGGCGACTCATCCGAGAGGAATCGCGGGACGGCCCGACCAACATGGCACTGGACGAGATCGCCGCGAAGTCGGCGACCGAGGACGGGGTACGGACCATCCGGGTGTACCAGTGGGAGCCGAGCTGTCTCTCGCTCGGGTACGGACAGGCCCCCGAGAGCGTCGACTGGGACTTCTGCGAGCAGGAGGGAATCGACGTGACGCGTCGCCAGACCGGCGGAGGTGGCATCTACCACGACTACCATGCCGACATCTCCTACTCCATCGTCGCGCCCGCCGACGAGTTGCCGGGCGACCTGATGGAGAGTTACGAGCTGCTGTGTGACCCCATCCTCGACGCCTTCGCGAACATGGGCGTCGACGCGGCCTTCGCCGACCAGAAATACGAGAGCATCCACCGGCCGGCGTGCTACCTGCGGGACATCCACCCGGCCCACGACGTGCTCGCGGGCGGCCAGAAGATCTCGGGGAATGCCCAGTACCGCCAGCGCGAGGCGGTCATCCAGCACGGGTCGCTCTCGTTCGACCTCGCGACCGCGAAGCACTGCGGCGTCTTCTCGGGCGAACCGGACCACGACACCTTCGAGGAGCGGGTGACGAGCATCCACGCGCAGTCCGGTATCGGCCGCGAGGAGGCCGTTTCGACGCTCGAAGACACCCTGCAGGACTGGGCCGGGGCGGCCGAGGGCGGGTGGACCGAGGACGAACTCGCCGCGGCCGCGGACCTCGCCAACGCGAAGTACCGGAGCGACACGTGGAACCGGGAACGGGCCGACCCTACCTGA
- a CDS encoding methyltransferase domain-containing protein: protein MRRFDADYLDATREGMWADSRDALAPLELDTRERVLDVGCGTGKLTAVLAEETDGEVVGLDADPGLLAHAREVGPVVAGDATRLPFPDDSFDLVVCQALLINLPDPAAAVREFARVSRGAVAAVEPDNGLVTVESTVDAESRLAAKAREAYLAGVDTNVALGADARDLFTSAGLTDVRTRRYDHARRVAPPYDQAALEAATRKASGAGLESDAGEIRKTLSDDEYDELRAAWREMGRAVIEQMQDEAYHRTETVPFFVTVGRT from the coding sequence GTGCGCAGATTCGACGCCGACTACCTCGATGCGACCCGCGAAGGGATGTGGGCGGACTCCCGCGACGCCCTCGCCCCCCTCGAACTCGACACTCGCGAGCGGGTGCTGGACGTGGGCTGTGGCACGGGGAAGCTGACGGCGGTCCTCGCCGAGGAGACCGACGGCGAGGTCGTCGGGCTCGACGCCGACCCCGGATTGCTCGCCCACGCCCGAGAGGTCGGGCCTGTGGTGGCGGGCGACGCGACGCGACTCCCGTTCCCGGACGATAGCTTCGACCTCGTGGTCTGCCAGGCGCTGCTCATCAACCTCCCCGACCCGGCCGCCGCGGTCCGCGAGTTCGCCCGGGTCTCTCGTGGGGCGGTCGCGGCCGTCGAACCGGACAACGGGCTCGTGACGGTCGAGTCGACGGTCGACGCTGAATCCCGGCTGGCGGCGAAAGCCCGCGAGGCGTACCTGGCGGGCGTGGACACAAACGTCGCGCTGGGGGCCGACGCCCGGGACCTGTTCACCTCGGCGGGGCTCACCGACGTTCGGACGCGGCGGTACGACCACGCCCGGCGCGTCGCCCCGCCCTACGACCAGGCGGCGCTGGAGGCCGCGACCAGGAAGGCCAGCGGTGCCGGACTCGAGAGCGACGCGGGGGAGATTCGAAAGACACTGTCGGACGACGAGTACGACGAGCTCCGGGCGGCCTGGCGGGAGATGGGTCGGGCCGTCATCGAGCAGATGCAGGACGAGGCGTACCACCGCACCGAGACCGTCCCCTTCTTCGTCACCGTCGGTCGGACGTAG
- a CDS encoding beta-galactosidase has translation MSIGVCYFPEHWPSENWERDIEQMADAGFEYVRMAEFSWGRVEPERGEFDFEWLDEAVELVGEHGMEAVLCTPTATPPKWLVDEHPEILQADEDGTTREWGSRRFTCFNSETYREETRRIVREFTERYADNPHVAGWQTDNEFGCHETVRCYCDDCAAAFRDWLRGKYDDIADLNDSWGNTFWSQQYDSFEAVDPPRPSPAERHPSRLLDYYRFANDSVVEYNRIHADLIREANDDWFVTHNFMGDFASLDAYSLAPDLDFLGWDSYPTGFVQDRRQGEATVPELRAGDPDEVSMNHDIYRGAKQKPFWVLEQQPGDVNWPPYAPQPGEGAMRLWAHHAVAHGADAVCYFRWRRCRQGQEQYHAGLRKADGSADRGYHDAAQTAEELFELDPVDAPVAILHDYENLWATEIQPHSPDWDYWSFIRTYYAAARRHGVQADVVHPETDLSGYEAVVAPALHLVDEDLAGNLTEYVESGGHLLLGARTGLKDPYNKLHNAPAPGPLADLAGATVDQHESLPSQVPTELQYRGESFEYRTWAEWLVPEDAESLGEFTSGTAAGNSAVTTTDRGDGQVTLCGVWPEADLADALVSDVLDAAGVARTHRLPDSVRVAERDGYSWVTNFGPDAVAIDAPEDASFLVGSDEIGGYDVAVVEAAASDLTVETQ, from the coding sequence ATGAGCATCGGCGTCTGTTACTTCCCCGAGCACTGGCCCAGCGAGAACTGGGAGCGAGACATCGAACAGATGGCCGACGCCGGCTTCGAGTACGTCCGCATGGCGGAGTTCTCGTGGGGCCGCGTCGAGCCAGAACGCGGCGAGTTCGACTTCGAGTGGCTCGACGAGGCGGTCGAACTCGTCGGCGAGCACGGCATGGAGGCCGTGCTCTGCACCCCGACCGCCACGCCCCCGAAGTGGCTGGTCGACGAACATCCCGAGATTCTGCAGGCGGACGAGGACGGCACGACCCGTGAGTGGGGTAGCCGGCGGTTCACCTGCTTCAACTCGGAGACCTATAGGGAGGAGACGCGGCGCATCGTCCGGGAATTCACGGAGAGATACGCCGACAACCCACACGTCGCGGGCTGGCAGACCGACAACGAGTTCGGCTGCCACGAGACGGTGCGGTGTTACTGTGATGACTGCGCCGCGGCCTTCCGAGACTGGCTCCGCGGGAAGTACGACGACATCGCGGACCTCAACGACTCCTGGGGCAACACCTTCTGGAGTCAGCAGTACGACTCCTTCGAGGCGGTTGACCCGCCCCGTCCCTCGCCCGCGGAACGCCACCCGTCGCGCCTGCTGGACTACTACCGGTTCGCGAACGACAGCGTGGTCGAGTACAACCGGATTCACGCGGATCTCATCCGCGAGGCCAACGACGACTGGTTCGTCACCCACAACTTCATGGGCGACTTCGCCAGCCTCGACGCCTACTCCCTCGCGCCGGACCTCGACTTCCTCGGGTGGGACTCCTACCCCACCGGCTTCGTCCAGGACCGTCGCCAGGGCGAGGCCACCGTGCCCGAACTCCGGGCGGGCGACCCCGACGAGGTGAGCATGAACCACGACATCTACCGGGGTGCCAAACAGAAACCCTTCTGGGTGCTCGAACAGCAACCCGGCGACGTGAACTGGCCGCCCTACGCCCCGCAGCCGGGCGAGGGCGCGATGCGGCTCTGGGCGCACCACGCGGTGGCTCACGGTGCCGACGCGGTCTGTTACTTCCGCTGGCGGCGCTGCCGCCAGGGACAGGAGCAGTACCACGCCGGGCTTCGCAAGGCCGACGGCTCGGCCGACCGGGGCTACCACGATGCCGCCCAGACCGCCGAGGAGCTGTTCGAACTCGACCCCGTGGACGCGCCTGTCGCCATCCTCCACGACTACGAGAACCTCTGGGCGACCGAGATTCAACCGCACAGCCCCGACTGGGACTACTGGTCGTTCATCAGGACCTACTACGCCGCGGCACGCCGCCACGGCGTGCAGGCCGACGTGGTCCACCCGGAGACCGACCTCTCTGGCTACGAGGCGGTGGTTGCGCCGGCACTGCACCTCGTCGACGAGGACCTCGCTGGGAACCTGACGGAGTACGTCGAGTCCGGCGGGCACCTGCTGCTCGGCGCGCGAACCGGCCTGAAGGACCCCTACAACAAGCTGCACAACGCGCCCGCACCCGGGCCGCTGGCCGACCTCGCGGGCGCGACGGTCGACCAGCACGAGAGCCTTCCATCGCAGGTTCCGACCGAACTCCAGTACCGGGGCGAGTCCTTCGAGTACCGGACGTGGGCCGAGTGGCTCGTCCCCGAGGACGCCGAGTCCCTGGGTGAGTTCACCAGCGGGACTGCCGCTGGCAATTCGGCAGTGACGACCACCGACCGCGGCGACGGCCAGGTAACCCTCTGCGGCGTCTGGCCCGAGGCGGACCTCGCCGACGCACTCGTCTCGGACGTGCTCGACGCGGCTGGCGTCGCCCGCACCCACCGCCTGCCCGACTCGGTCCGGGTCGCCGAGCGCGACGGCTACTCCTGGGTCACGAACTTCGGGCCCGACGCGGTCGCCATCGACGCACCCGAGGACGCCTCGTTCCTCGTCGGGAGCGACGAAATCGGCGGCTACGACGTGGCCGTGGTCGAGGCTGCAGCCAGCGACCTCACGGTCGAAACGCAGTAA
- a CDS encoding winged helix-turn-helix domain-containing protein: MYEERDRSKAFDALSDPIRVAIVEALVAARRETPDDPERSFSELRDRVGVEDSGRFNYHLGKLRGRFVEQTDDGYELNYAGEQVASAILAGTLDESETRDPVALDHDCPICDAPMAARFDAGRVTASCDEGHELYRTNVPPAAATGRTVEELLAFSVDLTHSRVLLNTRGICPECYGHVESEVRYQEANGVSFHAMYWTCRLCGRQSQASLGICLLQHPDLATFYRDHGIDVDETYPWLLPVIQTPAEQVGEDPARYRLEIQEDGETFRATLDGDGAVVETERFDTSD, encoded by the coding sequence GTGTACGAGGAACGTGATCGCTCGAAGGCGTTCGACGCGCTGAGCGACCCGATCCGGGTCGCCATCGTGGAAGCACTCGTCGCGGCCCGGCGCGAGACCCCCGACGACCCGGAACGCTCGTTCTCGGAACTGCGCGACCGTGTCGGCGTCGAAGACTCCGGGCGCTTCAACTATCACCTCGGGAAGCTCCGCGGTCGCTTCGTCGAGCAGACCGACGACGGCTACGAGCTGAACTACGCGGGCGAGCAGGTCGCCTCGGCCATCCTCGCCGGCACCCTCGACGAGAGCGAGACGCGTGACCCGGTCGCACTCGACCACGACTGCCCCATCTGTGACGCGCCGATGGCTGCTCGCTTCGACGCGGGCCGGGTCACTGCGTCCTGTGACGAGGGACACGAACTCTATCGGACGAACGTCCCGCCAGCCGCGGCGACTGGGCGGACCGTCGAGGAGTTGCTCGCGTTCTCGGTCGACCTCACCCACAGCCGGGTCCTGTTGAACACCCGTGGCATCTGTCCCGAGTGTTACGGCCACGTCGAGAGCGAGGTTCGGTATCAGGAGGCCAACGGCGTGTCGTTCCACGCCATGTACTGGACCTGTCGCCTGTGTGGTCGGCAGTCGCAGGCATCACTCGGCATCTGTCTTCTCCAGCATCCGGACCTCGCCACGTTCTACCGGGACCACGGCATCGACGTGGATGAAACCTATCCGTGGCTGCTGCCGGTGATACAGACGCCTGCCGAGCAGGTCGGCGAAGACCCGGCACGCTACCGACTGGAGATTCAGGAGGACGGTGAGACGTTCCGGGCGACCCTCGACGGCGACGGGGCTGTCGTGGAGACCGAGCGCTTCGACACCTCGGACTGA
- a CDS encoding aminopeptidase yields the protein MDPRIERHADIIVNHSTSVEPDDNVLVMAPPVAEDLVVAVYERLGEIGASPSLSMRSGRALRAYLRASDPDDFDISKHDLAQMEETDVVIIIRGDENTNERSDVPPETMSAFGKAHQPIGKERMGKRWVGTQYPASGNAQEAEMSTPAYEDFVYEAIDKDWDEQREFQANMVEILDPADEVRIVSGETTDIRMSVDGMVTANDYGELNLPGGEVYTAPVPDSVEGEVLFDKPLMAQGREMTDVWLKFEGGEVVDHSAEKNEDVLTAVLNTDEGARRLGELGIGMNRDIDEFTYNMLFDEKMGDTIHLAIGKAIAHTVPDGQPLNESAMHMDMIVDMSEDSYIEVDGEIVQRDGTFRFEDGFEE from the coding sequence ATGGATCCCCGAATCGAGCGCCACGCCGATATCATCGTCAACCACTCCACCAGCGTCGAACCCGACGACAACGTCCTCGTGATGGCCCCGCCGGTCGCGGAGGACCTCGTCGTCGCCGTCTACGAACGACTCGGCGAGATCGGTGCGAGCCCGTCGCTGTCGATGCGGTCCGGGCGCGCTCTCCGTGCCTACCTGCGTGCCTCGGACCCGGACGACTTCGACATCTCCAAGCACGACCTCGCCCAGATGGAGGAGACGGACGTGGTCATCATCATCCGTGGTGACGAGAACACGAACGAGCGAAGCGACGTTCCGCCGGAGACGATGAGCGCGTTCGGGAAGGCCCACCAGCCCATCGGCAAGGAGCGCATGGGCAAGCGCTGGGTCGGCACACAGTACCCGGCGTCCGGGAACGCCCAGGAGGCGGAGATGTCTACCCCGGCGTACGAGGACTTCGTCTACGAGGCCATCGACAAGGACTGGGACGAACAGCGCGAGTTCCAGGCGAACATGGTCGAGATCCTCGACCCGGCCGACGAGGTCCGCATCGTCTCCGGCGAGACGACGGACATCCGCATGAGCGTCGACGGGATGGTCACGGCCAACGACTACGGCGAACTCAACCTCCCCGGTGGGGAGGTGTACACGGCACCGGTTCCCGATTCGGTCGAGGGTGAGGTGCTGTTCGACAAGCCGCTGATGGCCCAGGGTCGCGAGATGACCGACGTGTGGCTCAAGTTCGAGGGCGGCGAGGTCGTCGACCACAGCGCCGAGAAGAACGAGGACGTGCTGACCGCAGTGCTGAACACCGACGAGGGTGCCCGTCGCCTGGGCGAACTCGGCATCGGGATGAACCGCGACATCGACGAGTTCACGTACAACATGCTGTTCGACGAGAAGATGGGCGACACCATCCACCTCGCCATCGGGAAGGCTATCGCCCACACCGTCCCCGACGGCCAGCCGCTCAACGAGAGCGCGATGCACATGGACATGATCGTCGACATGAGCGAGGACTCCTACATCGAGGTCGACGGGGAAATCGTGCAGCGTGATGGGACGTTTAGATTCGAAGACGGGTTCGAGGAGTAG
- a CDS encoding alpha-galactosidase, whose translation MSPGVDVTGGETTVTYDPAVRRLVVERDGSDGTTILLSGTLSLALGDSVAPAVGSRAAVDPVPGSEDGARIVHGDDWETTVDLVPGDGFVDVRISVRLEGDTELGDLRILADADVPAYGPESSVYRHGYQSWTPTGTLPVDESFPEEPAENVPMMLDPGAPEDTSNYLTALLGGEGSPDCTLGFLDHSRFVTRFDVDRDAEGIHGIDAVCPGDGAVVRGHDGDHEPRRLELPTLRIDATTDVADAIESIADATAEQMESRVPDRVPTGWCSWYHYFTEVTEAAVHENVESLSEWGVPLDLVQLDDGYQTAFGDWRTLAEGFDDMAGLVEDVESAGYEPGIWLAPFYVQANSEVAQEHPEWLITKDGEPVDAGARHGPMYGLDTTHPEVQSWLEDTFTTIVEDWGFAYLKLDFLYAAALAGDRYDDGATRAEAYRQGMATIREAVGGETFILGCGAPQGPSVGLVDAMRVGPDTAPHWANTPASEPAHENAIRNVLNRQWTHRRWWVNDPDCQLVRETTDLSLAERRSFAAIVGLLGGSNFVSDRVAEIEDVGRELVERSLPPVEDGRVEGLGETEVPSRIVTERDADGGRAVAVFNWSDEPQTLRVDPVEYGLLDSLAWDAFREEVHAGAVEREVPAHGCLLVHLTPAHDRPHLLGTDHLAGLASQVSAVEWDDGTLSVFLDAEESQSAVVATPENWRLDGCAPDTESDGGTDDVARVTLTPGENALRFTSDTQP comes from the coding sequence ATGAGCCCGGGTGTGGATGTGACCGGTGGCGAGACGACCGTCACCTACGACCCGGCGGTCCGGCGGCTCGTCGTGGAACGGGACGGTTCCGACGGGACGACGATACTGCTCTCCGGCACGCTGTCACTGGCACTCGGCGATTCAGTCGCCCCAGCAGTCGGTTCACGGGCCGCGGTCGACCCGGTCCCCGGCTCCGAGGACGGTGCCCGCATCGTCCACGGCGACGACTGGGAGACGACGGTCGACCTGGTTCCTGGTGACGGCTTCGTCGACGTGCGGATTTCAGTACGACTGGAAGGCGACACCGAACTCGGCGACCTCCGGATTCTGGCCGACGCCGACGTGCCGGCGTACGGCCCCGAATCGTCCGTCTACCGCCACGGCTACCAGTCGTGGACGCCCACTGGGACGCTCCCGGTCGACGAGTCGTTCCCCGAGGAACCGGCCGAGAACGTCCCGATGATGCTCGACCCGGGCGCACCCGAGGACACCTCGAACTACCTCACCGCCCTGCTCGGCGGCGAGGGGTCGCCCGACTGCACGCTCGGCTTCCTCGACCACTCGCGGTTCGTCACCCGGTTCGACGTGGACCGCGACGCAGAGGGAATCCACGGAATCGACGCGGTGTGCCCCGGCGACGGGGCCGTCGTTCGAGGTCACGACGGCGACCACGAACCCCGGCGACTCGAACTCCCGACGCTCCGAATCGACGCGACGACCGACGTGGCCGACGCCATCGAGTCCATCGCGGACGCGACCGCAGAGCAGATGGAGTCGCGTGTCCCCGACCGGGTCCCCACCGGCTGGTGCTCGTGGTACCACTACTTCACCGAGGTCACCGAGGCGGCAGTTCACGAGAACGTCGAGTCGCTCTCGGAGTGGGGCGTCCCCCTCGACCTCGTCCAGCTGGACGACGGCTACCAGACCGCCTTCGGCGACTGGCGGACCCTCGCCGAAGGATTCGACGACATGGCCGGCCTCGTGGAGGACGTGGAATCGGCTGGCTACGAACCGGGAATCTGGCTCGCTCCATTCTACGTGCAGGCGAACTCCGAGGTCGCTCAAGAGCATCCAGAGTGGCTGATTACCAAGGATGGCGAGCCGGTCGACGCCGGGGCTCGTCACGGCCCCATGTACGGGCTCGACACGACCCACCCCGAGGTGCAGTCGTGGCTCGAAGACACGTTCACGACCATCGTGGAGGACTGGGGCTTCGCGTACCTGAAACTCGACTTCCTCTACGCGGCCGCCCTCGCCGGCGACCGGTACGACGACGGTGCGACCCGCGCCGAAGCCTACCGGCAGGGCATGGCGACCATCCGCGAGGCCGTCGGTGGCGAGACGTTCATCCTCGGCTGTGGTGCCCCGCAGGGCCCGAGCGTCGGGCTGGTCGACGCGATGCGCGTCGGCCCGGACACCGCACCCCACTGGGCCAACACCCCGGCGAGCGAACCGGCCCACGAGAACGCGATTCGCAACGTCCTCAACCGGCAGTGGACCCACCGGCGCTGGTGGGTGAACGACCCCGACTGCCAGCTCGTCCGCGAGACGACCGATCTCTCGCTGGCGGAGCGTCGGAGCTTCGCCGCCATCGTCGGACTGCTCGGCGGCTCGAACTTCGTGAGCGACCGCGTCGCCGAGATAGAAGACGTGGGTCGCGAACTGGTCGAGCGCTCCCTCCCGCCGGTCGAAGACGGCCGGGTCGAGGGGCTCGGTGAGACCGAGGTTCCGAGCCGAATCGTCACGGAGCGGGACGCCGACGGTGGTCGCGCCGTGGCCGTCTTCAACTGGAGCGACGAACCGCAGACGCTGCGGGTCGACCCGGTCGAGTACGGCCTCCTCGACTCGCTGGCGTGGGACGCCTTCCGCGAGGAAGTTCACGCCGGGGCTGTCGAGCGCGAGGTCCCGGCACACGGCTGTCTGCTGGTGCACCTGACACCGGCCCACGACCGCCCACACCTGCTCGGTACCGACCACCTCGCGGGGCTCGCCTCGCAGGTCTCGGCCGTCGAGTGGGACGATGGGACGCTCTCGGTATTCCTCGATGCGGAGGAGTCACAGTCTGCCGTGGTCGCCACGCCCGAAAACTGGCGACTCGATGGCTGTGCACCCGACACAGAATCCGACGGCGGCACCGACGACGTGGCGCGAGTCACCCTCACGCCCGGCGAGAACGCACTGCGATTCACCTCTGATACCCAACCATGA
- a CDS encoding aminopeptidase — protein sequence MDPRVRKHAKIVVDHCLDVQAGENVLVEAKPAVEEFVVALYELLGERNALPMRVGDSPRASQAYLEELDIGTASLKEHRLAAYEAADKVVLVWGMENTRASSEMDPEISNAMGEANRAVFEERMDTPWVGTMHPLSGTAQEAEMSTPAYEEFVYDAVTKDWEEQRAFQEQLVELLDPAEEVRIVSGDETDITMRVDGMDAGNDYAKRNLPGGEVYTVPIPDSVEGEVRFDVPVVQRGKQLAGVWLRFEEGEVVEFEAEKNEETLASILDADEGAKRLGELGIGMNRDIDQVTNHMLFDEKMGDTVHLALGTAIEDVVPEGQPSNESMVHVDMLVDMNEDSYIEFDGEVVQRNGTFRFEDGFEE from the coding sequence ATGGACCCTCGTGTCAGAAAACACGCCAAAATCGTTGTCGACCACTGTCTCGACGTGCAGGCAGGCGAGAACGTACTGGTAGAGGCCAAGCCTGCAGTCGAGGAGTTCGTCGTGGCACTGTACGAACTGCTCGGCGAGCGGAACGCGCTTCCGATGCGAGTCGGGGACAGTCCGCGCGCCTCGCAGGCATACCTCGAAGAACTCGACATCGGTACAGCGTCGCTGAAGGAACACAGGTTGGCCGCCTACGAGGCCGCGGACAAGGTCGTTCTGGTGTGGGGGATGGAGAACACGCGCGCGTCGAGCGAGATGGACCCCGAGATCTCGAACGCGATGGGTGAGGCGAACCGCGCCGTCTTCGAGGAGCGAATGGACACGCCCTGGGTTGGGACGATGCACCCGCTTTCGGGGACTGCCCAGGAGGCAGAGATGAGCACGCCCGCCTACGAGGAGTTCGTCTACGACGCCGTGACCAAGGACTGGGAAGAACAGCGAGCGTTCCAGGAACAACTGGTCGAACTTCTCGACCCTGCCGAGGAGGTCCGCATCGTTTCCGGTGATGAGACCGACATCACGATGCGGGTAGATGGGATGGATGCTGGGAACGACTACGCGAAGCGAAACCTTCCTGGTGGGGAGGTCTACACCGTTCCCATCCCTGACTCCGTCGAGGGTGAGGTACGCTTCGACGTTCCGGTCGTCCAGCGCGGAAAGCAACTAGCGGGGGTGTGGCTCCGGTTCGAGGAGGGCGAGGTGGTCGAGTTTGAGGCTGAGAAGAACGAGGAGACGCTGGCGAGTATCCTCGACGCCGACGAGGGTGCAAAGCGTCTCGGTGAGCTGGGCATCGGGATGAACCGCGACATAGACCAGGTGACGAACCACATGCTGTTCGACGAGAAGATGGGAGACACGGTCCACCTCGCGCTCGGAACGGCGATAGAGGATGTGGTTCCCGAGGGCCAACCGTCCAACGAGAGCATGGTTCACGTCGACATGCTGGTCGACATGAACGAGGACTCCTACATCGAGTTCGACGGTGAAGTCGTGCAGCGGAACGGGACGTTCAGATTCGAAGACGGGTTCGAGGAGTAG
- a CDS encoding methylated-DNA--[protein]-cysteine S-methyltransferase → MQLTVLGGSFDIDETLLDAPPETVRQQVGEYGRGERETFDFDVRFPGTFTGDVMREMAAIPRGETRTYGDLAAALDSSAVAVGQACGRNPVPVIVPCHRVVGTDWLGGFSGETEGDRVDLKRRLLEHEGAIPGRQTTLTDSF, encoded by the coding sequence ATGCAGTTGACCGTCCTCGGCGGCTCGTTCGACATCGACGAGACGCTGCTGGACGCCCCGCCGGAGACCGTCCGCCAGCAGGTCGGCGAGTACGGCCGCGGCGAGCGCGAGACGTTCGATTTCGACGTGCGATTCCCCGGCACCTTCACCGGCGACGTGATGCGCGAGATGGCCGCGATTCCCCGCGGCGAGACGCGGACCTACGGCGACCTCGCGGCTGCCCTCGATTCCAGCGCGGTCGCGGTCGGGCAGGCCTGCGGGCGGAATCCCGTTCCAGTCATCGTGCCCTGCCACCGCGTCGTCGGGACGGACTGGCTCGGCGGCTTCTCCGGCGAGACCGAGGGCGACCGCGTCGACCTGAAGCGCCGGCTGCTGGAACACGAGGGCGCGATTCCGGGGCGACAGACGACGCTGACCGACTCGTTCTGA